A segment of the Gemmatimonadota bacterium genome:
CGGTCCTTCTCCCCGGTGGGCTTGAGCTTGAGCCCGACCGGAGTGATGATGCGGGCGAGCGAGCCGATCGAGCTGAGGAAGCGGCCCACGCGGTGATACGAGCCGATCACGCTCAGTTCGTAGCTCTGCAGCGTGTAGTACGGCCCCGGCGTCTCGGGCTGCGGGCGCAGCATGTTGAGGTCTACGCCGGCCTCGCGCGCCTGGGTGCTCACGTCCTCCAGGAGCTGCGGCACCTCCTCACTGGCCGGGATCAGCTCCTCGAGGCGCCCCATGTGCTGCTCGTACAGCGCCAGCTTCTTCTCCAGCTCTGGCCCGCCCTGCAGCGCCGCGACGCGAGCGGTGCTGTTCTTTTGCTCGAGCTCCTCGAGTCGCGTCTCGAGCCCCTGGACTTCCGCCCTGGCCTTGCCGTGGAAGAAGTACACATAGGCGAAGACGAGCAGCAGCGGCACCACCCCCGCCAGCAGCCGCTTCTGCGCCTGGGGATCGCTGGGCAGGAGCGCCATATTATTCCTCTCCCTCCTCGCGGTTCGCGAACAGGGGCACGGTTTCGATCAGGCCCGGCGGCGGCACCTCATATGCCGCCTCGAGCATGAACTCGTAAACCTCGCTGTTCCCCTCCGGGACCCGCTGCGTGGAGGCCAGCCGCACCTCGCGGATGAACGGAGACCGCTCGAGATCGTTCATGAGCCGCGTCAGGGCAAAGGTGTTTCCGGCGCGCCCCTGGATCTGGAACACGGGCGGCGGCCCAGGCTGAACCTCGACCAGGCTGGTCAGCCAGGTATACTGCGGGAGGGCACGGCTGAGTTCGTCCACGATGTGGGCCCAAATATACCGGTTGGCATCGATCTCCTGGATCACCTGCAGCTTCTGCGTGACCGTGTCCTGCCGCGCCTTCAGCGCTTTGGTCGCCTCGATCAGCGCCGCGTAGCGGGCAGAGTCCTGCTCCGCTTGCTCCACGCTCAAGCTCAGCTCCGCGTTGCGGTTCCGGATCCCCAGCACCAGCCAGGCGATCAGCGCCGGGCCCACGATCCAGCCGCTGACCATGATCATGATCCAGCGGTCGATCTTGGGCAGCGGCGGCAGCGTGAGCGCGGGCAGCCGCGGGATCGCCAGCGAGAGCCCACGACCGCCGCCCCGCACTGTTCGGCGCTTCGCTCCGGGGAGCAGATTGACTTCGATCACGGAGCACCAGGGCGCTCACAGGAATCAGGCGCGGCGTAAGGCAAGCCCTACCGCCATCATCAGCATGGGGGCGATCTCATCCACCGGCATCGCTTGCATTACCTCGGGGCGGACCCGCACCCGCTCGAGCGGATTGGCCACCTCCGTCTGCACACCCAGCCGGCTCCCCACCGCCTCCACCATCCCGGAAACCCGCGCTCCGCCGCCGGACAGGAAGACGCGGCTGATTACCTGCCCGCCCGACTGCGCCGTGATCAGCGCAATCGCCCGCTCGATA
Coding sequences within it:
- the pilO gene encoding type 4a pilus biogenesis protein PilO; this translates as MALLPSDPQAQKRLLAGVVPLLLVFAYVYFFHGKARAEVQGLETRLEELEQKNSTARVAALQGGPELEKKLALYEQHMGRLEELIPASEEVPQLLEDVSTQAREAGVDLNMLRPQPETPGPYYTLQSYELSVIGSYHRVGRFLSSIGSLARIITPVGLKLKPTGEKDR
- a CDS encoding PilN domain-containing protein, with protein sequence MIEVNLLPGAKRRTVRGGGRGLSLAIPRLPALTLPPLPKIDRWIMIMVSGWIVGPALIAWLVLGIRNRNAELSLSVEQAEQDSARYAALIEATKALKARQDTVTQKLQVIQEIDANRYIWAHIVDELSRALPQYTWLTSLVEVQPGPPPVFQIQGRAGNTFALTRLMNDLERSPFIREVRLASTQRVPEGNSEVYEFMLEAAYEVPPPGLIETVPLFANREEGEE